A single Pseudomonas brassicacearum DNA region contains:
- a CDS encoding ABC transporter substrate-binding protein, protein MRHTLVLSALLGTGLLAATSAAQAAGGSLVFCSEGSPAGFDTAQYTTATDNDAAEPLYNRLAEFEKGATNVVPGLATRWDISEDGLTYTFHLREGVKFHTTDYFTPTRDFNADDVLFTFNRMLDPQHPFRKAYPTEFPYFNGMSLNKNIAKVEATGPLTVVMTLNSVDAAFIQNIAMSFAAILSAEYAEQLLKNGKPSDINQKPIGTGPFEFKSYQKDSNIRYVANKQYWAPERVKLNNLIFSINTDASVRVQKLKANECQVTLHPRPADVPALKNDPKLQLIEKPGFNLGYIAYNTRHKPFDQVEVRQALDMAVNKQSILNAVYQGAGQLAQNAMPPTQWSYDDTIKDVPYNPEKAKQLLKAAGVKEGTEITLWAMPVQRPYNPNAKLMAEMLQADWAKIGLKVKIVSYEWGEYIKRTKNGEHDISLIGWTGDNGDPDNWLGTLYSCDAIGGNNYSMWCDQDYDKLIKQAKVVTDRDQRTVLYKQAQQLLKQQVPITPVAHSTVNQPLSAKVEGFKVSPFGRNVFSGVSLNP, encoded by the coding sequence ATGCGCCATACCTTGGTTTTATCCGCATTGCTGGGCACCGGCCTGCTGGCCGCCACATCCGCAGCCCAGGCCGCTGGCGGCAGCCTGGTGTTCTGTTCCGAAGGCAGCCCCGCCGGCTTCGACACCGCGCAATACACCACGGCCACCGACAACGATGCCGCCGAGCCGCTGTACAACCGCCTGGCCGAGTTTGAAAAAGGCGCGACCAATGTCGTCCCAGGCCTGGCGACCCGTTGGGACATTTCCGAAGACGGCCTGACGTACACGTTTCACCTGCGCGAAGGCGTGAAGTTTCATACCACCGACTACTTCACACCGACCCGGGATTTCAACGCCGACGACGTGCTGTTCACCTTCAACCGCATGCTTGACCCGCAGCATCCGTTCCGCAAGGCCTACCCCACCGAGTTCCCGTACTTCAACGGCATGAGCCTGAACAAGAACATCGCCAAGGTGGAAGCGACCGGGCCGCTGACCGTGGTCATGACCCTCAACAGCGTGGACGCCGCGTTCATCCAGAACATCGCCATGAGTTTTGCCGCGATCCTGTCGGCCGAGTACGCCGAGCAGTTGCTCAAGAACGGCAAGCCGAGCGACATCAACCAGAAGCCGATCGGCACCGGGCCGTTCGAGTTCAAGAGCTACCAGAAAGACTCCAACATCCGCTACGTCGCCAACAAGCAGTACTGGGCGCCGGAACGGGTCAAGCTGAACAACCTGATCTTCTCCATCAACACCGACGCCTCGGTGCGGGTGCAGAAGCTCAAGGCCAACGAATGCCAGGTCACCCTGCATCCGCGTCCGGCCGATGTGCCGGCCTTGAAGAACGACCCCAAGCTGCAGTTGATCGAGAAGCCCGGCTTCAACCTGGGCTACATCGCCTATAACACTCGCCACAAGCCGTTCGACCAGGTCGAAGTGCGCCAGGCGCTGGACATGGCGGTGAACAAGCAAAGCATTCTCAATGCCGTGTACCAGGGCGCGGGGCAACTGGCGCAGAACGCCATGCCGCCAACCCAATGGTCCTACGACGACACCATCAAGGACGTTCCCTACAACCCGGAAAAAGCCAAGCAATTGCTCAAGGCCGCCGGGGTCAAGGAAGGCACCGAAATCACCCTCTGGGCCATGCCGGTACAACGCCCGTACAACCCCAACGCCAAGCTGATGGCCGAAATGCTTCAGGCTGACTGGGCCAAGATCGGTCTGAAGGTGAAGATCGTCAGCTATGAATGGGGCGAGTACATCAAGCGCACCAAGAACGGCGAGCACGACATCAGCCTGATCGGCTGGACCGGTGACAACGGGGACCCGGACAACTGGTTGGGCACGCTGTACAGCTGCGACGCCATTGGCGGCAACAACTACTCCATGTGGTGTGACCAGGACTACGACAAGCTGATCAAGCAGGCCAAGGTCGTTACCGACCGCGACCAGCGCACCGTGCTCTACAAACAGGCCCAGCAGTTGCTCAAGCAGCAAGTGCCGATCACCCCTGTCGCCCACTCGACGGTCAACCAGCCGCTGAGTGCCAAAGTCGAAGGGTTCAAAGTCAGCCCCTTCGGTCGCAACGTGTTCTCGGGCGTCAGCCTGAACCCATAA
- a CDS encoding ABC transporter substrate-binding protein, which translates to MLKQAVIPFLVGASLLASAPFASAATNLVFCSEGSPAGFDPGQYTTGTDFDASAETMFNRLTQFERGGTAVIPGLATKWDISDDGLTYTFHLREGVKFHTTPYFKPTREFNADDVLFTFNRMINKDDPFRKAYPTEFPYFTDMGMDTNITKIDKVDDHTVKFTLKDVDAAFIQNMAMSFASIQSAEYAAQLLKEGKASDINQKPIGTGPFVFKSYQKDSNIRYTGNKNYWKPEDVKIDNLIFAITTDPSVRMQKLKKNECQITLFPRPADLKSLKEDKALKMPDQAGFNLGYIAYNVMDKIKGSNEPNILADLKVRQALDMSVNKPQIIDSVYQGAGQLAVNAMPPTQWSYDTTIKDAKYDPEKAKELLKEAGVKEGTNITLWAMPVQRPYNPNAKLMAEMLQSDWKKIGLNVNIVSYEWGEYIKRSKGGENQAMIIGWSGDNGDPDNWLNVLFGCDSLAGNNFSKWCDKKFDGLVKEAKRTTDQAKRTELYKQAQHVLKDAVPMTPIAHSTVYQPMRANVQDFKISPFGLNSFYGVSVSK; encoded by the coding sequence ATGCTTAAACAAGCGGTCATTCCGTTTTTAGTCGGCGCAAGCTTACTAGCCAGCGCTCCTTTCGCTTCCGCCGCGACTAACCTGGTGTTCTGCTCCGAAGGGAGCCCGGCCGGTTTTGACCCTGGTCAGTACACCACCGGAACCGACTTCGACGCCTCTGCAGAGACCATGTTCAACCGCCTGACCCAGTTCGAACGTGGCGGCACCGCCGTGATTCCTGGCCTGGCGACCAAGTGGGATATTTCCGACGACGGCCTGACCTATACCTTCCACCTGCGTGAAGGCGTCAAGTTCCACACCACCCCGTATTTCAAGCCGACCCGCGAGTTCAACGCCGACGACGTGCTGTTCACCTTCAATCGCATGATCAACAAGGACGACCCGTTCCGTAAGGCCTACCCGACCGAGTTCCCGTACTTCACCGACATGGGGATGGACACCAACATCACCAAGATCGATAAAGTCGACGACCACACCGTCAAGTTCACCCTCAAGGATGTCGACGCCGCGTTCATCCAGAACATGGCCATGAGCTTCGCCTCGATCCAGTCCGCCGAATACGCCGCCCAACTGCTCAAGGAAGGCAAGGCCTCCGACATCAACCAGAAGCCGATCGGCACCGGCCCGTTCGTGTTCAAGAGCTACCAGAAAGACTCCAACATCCGCTACACCGGGAACAAGAACTACTGGAAGCCTGAAGACGTGAAGATCGACAATCTGATCTTCGCCATCACCACCGACCCGTCGGTGCGCATGCAAAAGCTCAAGAAAAACGAATGCCAGATCACCCTCTTCCCACGCCCGGCCGACCTCAAGTCCCTGAAGGAAGATAAAGCGCTGAAGATGCCTGACCAGGCGGGTTTCAACCTGGGCTACATCGCTTACAACGTGATGGACAAGATCAAGGGCAGCAATGAGCCAAACATTCTGGCCGACCTGAAAGTTCGCCAGGCGCTGGACATGTCGGTCAACAAGCCGCAGATCATCGATTCGGTCTACCAGGGCGCTGGCCAACTGGCGGTCAACGCCATGCCGCCGACCCAATGGTCCTACGACACCACCATCAAGGACGCCAAGTACGACCCTGAGAAAGCCAAGGAGCTGCTCAAGGAAGCCGGCGTCAAGGAAGGCACCAACATCACCCTGTGGGCGATGCCGGTCCAGCGTCCGTACAACCCGAACGCCAAGCTGATGGCCGAGATGCTGCAGTCCGACTGGAAGAAAATCGGCCTGAACGTCAACATCGTCAGCTACGAATGGGGCGAGTACATCAAGCGTTCCAAAGGCGGCGAGAACCAGGCGATGATCATCGGCTGGAGCGGTGACAACGGTGACCCGGACAACTGGCTCAACGTGCTGTTCGGCTGCGACTCGCTGGCCGGCAACAACTTCTCCAAATGGTGCGACAAGAAATTCGACGGTCTGGTCAAGGAAGCCAAGCGCACCACCGACCAAGCCAAGCGCACCGAACTGTACAAACAGGCACAACACGTCCTCAAGGATGCCGTGCCAATGACACCTATCGCTCACTCGACGGTGTATCAACCCATGCGCGCCAACGTGCAGGATTTCAAGATCAGCCCATTTGGCTTGAACTCCTTCTACGGCGTCAGCGTCAGCAAATAA
- a CDS encoding ABC transporter substrate-binding protein, with product MDRTTFKPLLLTLALISSAPMAQAATTLVYCSEASPAGFDPSQYTSGTDFDASAETVFNRLTQFKRGGTEVEPGLATSWEVSPDGLAYTFHLRDGVKFHTTDYFTPTREFNADDVLFTFQRLLDPQHPFRQAYPTESPYFTDMGLNTTIKSVEKVDEHTVRFNLNNVDAAFVQNLAMSFASVQSAEYAAQLLKQGKAGDLNQKPVGTGPFMFKRYLKDSQIRYAANTAYWKPEDVKLDNLIFSITPDAAVRLQKLKRGECQVSGYPRPADIEVIEQDPNLQVLKQPGFNLGFLAYNVTHPPLDQLKVRQALDMAIDKPAIIKAVYQSAGQLAQNALPPAQWSFDPTIQDAPHDVTKAKALLKEAGVAPGTTIDLWAMTVQRASNPNARMSAQMIQQDWAKIGIKANIVSYEWGEYIKRAKNGEHDAMIYGWTGDNGDPDNWLGVLYSCAAVKGSNYAKWCDPAYDRLIQQAKVSTDRQKRIDLYQQAQKILKQQVPITPIANSTVFQPINRQVVDFKLSPFGLTPFYGVGLKK from the coding sequence ATGGACAGAACCACCTTCAAGCCCCTCCTGCTGACCCTGGCCCTGATCAGCAGCGCCCCAATGGCCCAGGCCGCCACCACCCTGGTCTACTGCTCCGAAGCCAGCCCCGCCGGGTTCGATCCCAGCCAATACACCAGCGGCACCGACTTCGACGCCTCAGCCGAAACCGTCTTCAACCGCCTCACCCAATTCAAGCGCGGCGGCACCGAGGTCGAACCCGGATTGGCGACGAGCTGGGAGGTGTCCCCCGATGGCCTGGCCTACACCTTCCACCTGCGCGACGGGGTGAAATTCCACACCACCGACTACTTCACCCCCACCCGCGAGTTCAACGCCGACGACGTGCTGTTCACCTTCCAGCGCCTGCTCGACCCACAACACCCGTTTCGCCAGGCCTACCCCACCGAGTCGCCGTACTTCACCGACATGGGCCTGAACACTACGATCAAGAGCGTTGAAAAAGTCGACGAACACACCGTGCGCTTCAACCTGAACAACGTCGACGCCGCCTTCGTACAGAACCTGGCGATGAGTTTTGCCTCCGTGCAATCAGCCGAATATGCCGCGCAGTTGCTCAAACAAGGCAAGGCCGGCGACCTCAACCAGAAACCCGTTGGCACCGGGCCGTTCATGTTCAAGCGCTACCTGAAGGACTCGCAGATCCGCTACGCCGCCAACACTGCGTACTGGAAACCCGAGGACGTGAAGCTCGACAACCTGATCTTTTCCATCACCCCCGACGCCGCCGTGCGCCTGCAAAAGCTCAAGCGTGGCGAATGCCAGGTCAGTGGTTATCCGCGTCCGGCCGACATCGAGGTAATCGAGCAAGACCCCAACCTGCAAGTGCTCAAGCAGCCCGGTTTCAACCTGGGCTTTTTGGCCTACAACGTCACGCATCCGCCTTTGGATCAGCTCAAGGTCCGCCAGGCGCTGGACATGGCCATCGATAAGCCGGCAATCATCAAGGCCGTGTACCAGAGCGCCGGGCAGCTGGCGCAAAACGCGTTGCCGCCGGCCCAGTGGTCGTTCGACCCGACCATCCAGGACGCGCCTCATGACGTGACCAAGGCCAAGGCGCTACTCAAGGAAGCCGGGGTTGCGCCGGGTACCACCATCGATTTATGGGCGATGACGGTGCAGCGCGCCTCCAACCCCAATGCGCGAATGTCTGCGCAGATGATCCAGCAGGATTGGGCCAAGATTGGGATCAAGGCCAACATCGTCAGTTATGAATGGGGCGAGTACATCAAGCGTGCAAAAAATGGCGAACATGATGCAATGATTTACGGCTGGACCGGCGACAACGGCGACCCCGACAACTGGCTGGGGGTGCTGTACAGCTGTGCGGCGGTCAAGGGCAGCAACTACGCCAAGTGGTGCGACCCGGCGTATGACCGCTTGATCCAGCAGGCCAAAGTCTCGACAGACCGCCAGAAACGGATCGATTTGTATCAACAAGCGCAGAAAATCCTCAAGCAACAGGTGCCGATCACCCCGATCGCCAATTCCACGGTATTCCAGCCGATAAACAGGCAGGTGGTGGATTTCAAACTCAGCCCCTTCGGCCTTACACCCTTCTACGGCGTGGGTTTGAAGAAGTAA
- a CDS encoding serine/threonine protein phosphatase, with the protein MIHSARSIKGRARDENRDGVGARFDGARGLLVVVDGTSRPGSGLLAQALVDQILTLYFEKVAQGCSDNSHEEAAALLKEVLNDVHEQLFSTAFTGSASYLVGVAAAGLLTIAYEGDCCAGIVSSNRPITWFTAPHCLANWKRDRDHRQLAADPGRHRISRCFKARNRPDPEIVTRTTIGGEKLAFATDGFWADLSDVTQAQLLGSELLSPLLIDDDVSWIVVQIPA; encoded by the coding sequence ATGATTCACTCAGCCAGGTCGATTAAAGGTCGGGCAAGAGATGAAAACCGAGACGGTGTAGGAGCAAGGTTCGACGGAGCACGAGGACTGCTTGTCGTCGTAGACGGCACGTCAAGACCAGGCAGTGGCCTGCTCGCACAGGCGCTGGTCGATCAAATACTCACACTGTATTTCGAGAAAGTCGCACAGGGTTGTTCGGATAACAGCCATGAAGAAGCGGCGGCGTTACTCAAGGAGGTATTGAATGACGTACACGAGCAACTCTTTTCAACAGCCTTCACAGGGTCAGCGAGCTATCTGGTCGGTGTAGCCGCTGCAGGACTTCTCACCATCGCTTACGAAGGCGACTGCTGCGCCGGCATTGTTTCTTCAAACCGCCCGATCACCTGGTTCACAGCACCTCACTGTCTTGCCAACTGGAAGCGCGATCGTGACCACCGACAACTGGCAGCAGATCCAGGCCGGCATCGGATAAGCCGGTGTTTCAAAGCACGGAATAGACCAGATCCCGAGATTGTCACAAGGACGACCATTGGAGGTGAAAAACTGGCTTTTGCAACCGATGGCTTTTGGGCTGACTTGAGCGATGTGACACAGGCCCAGTTGCTTGGATCTGAGCTGTTAAGCCCCCTCCTTATCGATGACGACGTCTCCTGGATAGTCGTTCAAATCCCCGCTTAA
- a CDS encoding MarR family transcriptional regulator, whose product MWTNRDLTDVKSQDILLMYKMTSLHAQEEVSPTGSQTVAWGGLSQIDLLPDDYSPEPTFITAPPPEKPWDNLELAIKRIIDADSFQWEGWDADDNLSQKRTAAKWEDRYTLRALAESLGLSKSEISNSIARCREAGLVTNDYETSLPKVNRLALLKITEHALKYFFPVKPGALARGIPTGFASPVLSKHLKSVGGNIHVWPDPHGTERGQTIEPIYKTVPEAVKNDRTLYHYLALVDSIRLGGPRETSVAIQLLKKGMGL is encoded by the coding sequence ATGTGGACAAACAGAGATTTAACCGACGTGAAAAGTCAAGATATTTTGCTCATGTACAAAATGACCAGCCTTCACGCGCAGGAGGAAGTGTCTCCGACAGGCAGCCAAACAGTGGCATGGGGCGGCTTATCCCAGATTGACTTACTGCCGGATGACTACAGCCCTGAGCCAACATTCATCACCGCCCCGCCGCCTGAAAAACCCTGGGACAACTTAGAGCTCGCCATAAAACGCATCATCGACGCAGACTCGTTCCAGTGGGAAGGCTGGGACGCCGACGATAATCTTTCCCAGAAAAGGACCGCCGCCAAATGGGAAGACCGCTACACCCTCAGAGCCCTGGCTGAATCCTTGGGCTTGAGCAAAAGCGAGATATCGAACTCGATCGCCCGGTGCCGGGAGGCTGGACTGGTAACAAACGACTATGAAACCTCCTTGCCCAAAGTGAATCGCCTGGCGCTTTTAAAGATTACCGAGCACGCGCTGAAGTACTTTTTCCCTGTCAAGCCTGGCGCCCTGGCGCGCGGAATTCCAACAGGCTTTGCATCACCGGTGCTGTCCAAACACCTTAAAAGCGTCGGCGGGAATATCCATGTCTGGCCCGACCCACACGGCACAGAACGCGGCCAAACCATCGAACCGATTTATAAGACAGTGCCGGAAGCCGTGAAGAACGACCGAACCCTCTATCACTACTTGGCCTTGGTGGACTCAATACGGTTGGGCGGACCTCGCGAAACCAGCGTCGCCATTCAACTGCTTAAAAAAGGGATGGGCCTTTGA
- a CDS encoding DUF6124 family protein: MDKSVPDPPFNKTNPLSGFDSIEDLLKDRAAAERALNHYLNPKPPESSTDPRIDSLFSVTAKADADTLLTSTSETLASIKAMAEDLAFEVEGTRRSVALGIHQLVELCQLLVDKALDQLEATVSSAEVQG, from the coding sequence ATGGATAAGTCAGTCCCCGACCCACCCTTCAACAAAACCAACCCCCTTTCCGGCTTCGACTCCATCGAAGACCTACTCAAAGACCGCGCCGCCGCCGAGCGTGCTCTCAATCATTACCTCAACCCAAAACCTCCAGAATCAAGCACCGACCCGCGCATCGACAGCCTGTTTTCCGTCACCGCCAAAGCTGACGCCGACACACTACTGACCAGCACCTCCGAAACCCTGGCTTCGATAAAAGCCATGGCCGAGGACCTGGCTTTCGAAGTAGAAGGCACGCGGCGCAGCGTGGCGTTGGGGATTCATCAATTGGTGGAGTTGTGCCAGTTGCTGGTGGACAAGGCGTTGGATCAGTTAGAGGCGACGGTCAGTTCTGCCGAGGTACAGGGTTAA
- a CDS encoding SIMPL domain-containing protein (The SIMPL domain is named for its presence in mouse protein SIMPL (signalling molecule that associates with mouse pelle-like kinase). Bacterial member BP26, from Brucella, was shown to assemble into a channel-like structure, while YggE from E. coli has been associated with resistance to oxidative stress.) gives MHTFSRPAALLALSLGTVASLPALAADELHYNQISLRAEASQEVARDLMIVTLYTEEQNTDPAKLAAAVSTTLNKAIGQAKEVKDINLRQGSRNSYPIYDNKGQKITGWRERAELRLESADFAALSKLTGELLGDLKMGGMDFAIATATRQSSEDALLKDAVNAFKARAQLATEALGGKGYKIVNLNFNTNGYPQPYMRPQMMMKGASMDAESVTPEVEAGTSKVTMTADGVVEVLMQ, from the coding sequence CCCCGCCGCCCTGCTCGCCCTCAGCCTCGGCACCGTCGCCAGCCTGCCGGCCCTGGCCGCCGACGAGCTTCACTACAACCAGATATCCCTGCGCGCCGAAGCCAGCCAGGAAGTGGCCCGCGACCTGATGATCGTCACCCTCTACACCGAAGAACAGAACACGGACCCGGCCAAACTCGCCGCCGCCGTCAGCACCACGCTGAACAAAGCCATCGGCCAAGCCAAAGAGGTCAAGGACATCAACCTGCGCCAAGGCAGCCGCAACAGCTACCCGATCTACGACAACAAAGGCCAGAAAATCACCGGCTGGCGTGAGCGCGCCGAACTGCGCCTGGAAAGCGCCGACTTCGCCGCCCTGTCCAAACTCACCGGCGAACTGCTGGGCGACCTGAAAATGGGTGGCATGGACTTCGCCATCGCCACCGCTACCCGCCAAAGCAGCGAAGACGCCCTGCTCAAGGACGCCGTCAACGCCTTCAAGGCCCGCGCCCAACTGGCCACCGAAGCCTTGGGCGGCAAGGGTTACAAGATCGTCAACCTGAACTTCAATACCAACGGTTATCCACAACCGTACATGCGCCCGCAGATGATGATGAAAGGGGCTTCGATGGATGCGGAGTCGGTCACGCCTGAAGTGGAAGCGGGTACCAGCAAGGTGACGATGACGGCGGATGGGGTGGTTGAGGTGTTGATGCAGTAA